Below is a window of Dermochelys coriacea isolate rDerCor1 chromosome 25, rDerCor1.pri.v4, whole genome shotgun sequence DNA.
CTGTCAGGAttacttgcatgcttaaaattaagcacatgcataaatctttgcaggagtGCTGCCTAAGGCTGAGAGTGTAGTGTTGTCAGCCGTCCATTCCATTAATCCTTTGTTCAGGCCAGGATTTAGGTAAATCCTGTCTAATGCCCGTAAGCAGCATTGGCTGTATGAGTCCATTTGGAAGCTAGAGAGtcagagagaaccacagggtctgtctgtgtctaGCTACTCCATAGCCAACCCCTGGTGTTCTTTACAACTGAACCCTACCGCTTCTGTGCTGGGAGAGGCCTTGCCAAGTCCATCTCTCCAGCCCTTGGATTTTTAAATACGAATCGCCTCCATGTTAAAATGGGAGCAGTCAGGGAGCTCAAGCCTCCATTTAGgttttgtaaatatatatttaccaACAAGCATCAGGAGAAACACTTGTATGTATATGGGGAAAAAACCAGCCTTTGCAAGCCAAACATTGCAGCAGAGTGTTAGTGTCTGAaaatcagaaagggaaactgaccaAGGGCAAGGGAAGTCCTTGCTGTGTTTAAATAGGAGACTTTGACAAGTGTCCCTTGAATTTCTGGCGGCCCTAGCAGCTGTTCTGGGGCCGGTTTCCCCGGGAGGTGGCTGGATGACTGGGAACCAGCAGATGGAGCTCCGCTTGCAAGGCACCTTTCCCTTCCCTCGCCTTTGTGCTCCCTTTGTGCATGCTGTGACCCCAGCCGCGGCTCCGCCAGTTTACTTCCTGCGGAGGCCGGGCTCTGAATTTGAAAATGCAGGAGTCGCTGCTACTGTTGCTGTACCTGGTGATGAAGGGGAGGGCCGGCCCCCAGCGGGAGATGGCTGGCCGCGGGGATGAGACGCAGAGGACAGCCTGGCTTCGGCAGTACTACACGCAGAGACAGAAGAGACTGATGACGGTAAACACCCTGGCAGGGGGACGGAGACGCAGACGGGGTGTCCGGGCATTTAGCGCGCCGCAGtctgggggcagggccccaggggccgcagggcaACAAAGAGAATCCAGGTGTGGAGCACCTggattggggggcgggggtcgCGCTGAGTTACGGACTGATCACGCTGACAGGCATTGTGGAGACCCAGGGGTGGCAGGAGAACAGGCCGGGGATGTACAAGGATTGGGGTTGGAAGTGGGCCGGGGCGGAGTACAAAGATATGAGAAAGGAaatgggggtgcagagggggcaCAAGGAGCATGGAGGAAAATCGGGGGGCCTGGGGTAATAATTTAAGACTTTTAACTGCCACCCCCCATCTAGAAAACTTGGGCTGAGGGGACCAACCACCGCAGacaaaatcaagcccctttattGTTCTATTCTACTAATTCTCCATTAATTCCCATCCATAAACTCGGCCAGGACCATGGAGCTGCATAAAGACTTTCTACCACTTTCTGTTTCCTCACAGCTTCAGGGCTTTGTTCATCTTATACTAATGACCAAACCAGATCTCAGTTGGAATGGCCAGGTCTAATGCTGGTTATCGTCAATGAGCAAATCAACCCCACTACAACACCAATCACcaatgcttgttttgttttacaatcCAATTTAACAATAATGATTCAACCTGagtgtcaaaacaaaaataaaatgtaaaaaatgtggGGAAAGTTGAAATTGGAACATTGCAATTGACCCGAAATGGGGCCCCCGAAAGTTCATTTTCTGGGACACTGTGACTTTTCATCCccattcagaatgaaatgttttccaATTTTCTGCAGAGGAGAAATTCCAAGCATCACCCTGCTGTAGCGATGACATTCTGCCAGCCTAGAACTCCCTCCGTGCTCTCAGTTGGCTGCAGTGTTGTGTTTCACAACCTGGCCTCACCTGTGTGTATTATTGCTGTGTGCTGGTAAACAGCATCTGTGGTGCATCCCAAAGCTGGCTGGGCTAAGGGGGGGGTGGGCTAAGGGACTtacatagaaagagagagaggtataGTCAGTGTAATGTCTCGTAGGCTTTTGACACTCAGTGGCTGAAAGCTGGTATAGGGCTGTAATAATATCCCACTCTTATCTAGcactgcaaagccctccagcctgcactttcaccagagATCTCAAaacgctttacaaaggaggtcagtatcattgtcttcattttataggtggggaaactgaggcacctataggcaaaatgacttgctcaaagtcacccagcaggtcagtggtagacccaggaatagaacctaggtgtcCTGAGTCCTAGACCAGTACACTACCACTAGGCCAGACACTCATTCCATTCAGTATTAGCCTGGCATTCATGTAGACAGCCTGATACAGGGGGCTGGGCTGTATGCCAGGGATGACTGAGCTCCAAGCCAACTCAATGATTAACTGAGtggctttgagcaagtcacttaacaccTTTTTGTGTCGGTTTTCCCCCTGTGTCCAGTGGGGATGGTGCTGACCCAATACCCAGGGTTGCTGAGACGATTAATTGATTGTGCAGCACGTTGGGTGTTTGTAGATGCAGTGCTGtaaaagtgctgagcattgtGATATTGCAGTATACATGTCTGGAAGGAAATGCTGCCTCATGCCTGGAATTGTCAAATTTCAGCTGCTGATTGCCCGCCGGAGGAGATCCAGCTGTTATTTCCACCCCCGCGCATGGCCCAGCTTCCGGAATGCTGACTGGTGGGAACGGGTGGTCCTGAAAGACTTCCAGCCACGGGACTGGCTGGAGAAATTCCGAATGTCCAAGGAGACCTTCTTCTATGTCTGCAACCAGCTGCGACCCAAGCTGTCCCACCCGAGTACCCTGCCTCTGGAACAGCGGGTAGCTGTGGCCGTTTGGCACCTGGCCACCAACGTAGAGTACCAGATAATCAGCCCCCTCTTTGGGGTGGGTCCCTCCACAGTGCAGAACTGTGTCAAGGAGGTCAGCTATGCCATtgtgctgctgctgaagcccctCTACCTCCGGCTGCCCAGTGAGCCGGAGCTGGAGAACATGGTGCGGATCTTCAGTGCCCGCTGGGGATTCCCACACTGCATCGGTGCCTTGGACAGTCTCCATGTCCCCATCCACGCCCCTATGCACCTCGGTGCTGACTACTGCaacagccagggctggcattcTGTCCTCACACAGGTGACGGTGGATGGGCTGGGTCAGTTCTGGGACATCTGCGCCGGCTTCCCTGGCAGCATGGAGAACAACACAGTTCTGGAAAACTCCAGCTTGTGGGTGTTAGCCAGGGAGGGCCGCCTCTTCCCAACCCCTCCGAAACATTTCAT
It encodes the following:
- the LOC119848389 gene encoding protein ANTAGONIST OF LIKE HETEROCHROMATIN PROTEIN 1-like isoform X1 — translated: MQESLLLLLYLVMKGRAGPQREMAGRGDETQRTAWLRQYYTQRQKRLMTHCKALQPALSPEISKRFTKELLIARRRRSSCYFHPRAWPSFRNADWWERVVLKDFQPRDWLEKFRMSKETFFYVCNQLRPKLSHPSTLPLEQRVAVAVWHLATNVEYQIISPLFGVGPSTVQNCVKEVSYAIVLLLKPLYLRLPSEPELENMVRIFSARWGFPHCIGALDSLHVPIHAPMHLGADYCNSQGWHSVLTQVTVDGLGQFWDICAGFPGSMENNTVLENSSLWVLAREGRLFPTPPKHFMGRAQKYVLLGDASYPLRDWILKPYPEDGTLTPQQLQFNYRLKRAHSVIENAFLRLKARWQFLLKCDDCSLDLLPTVILACCTLHNVCEAHDSPFNDEWLEVIEPAEFSKPCQSAPMSMDDSNAEEVRELMCKYFESYGEG
- the LOC119848389 gene encoding protein ANTAGONIST OF LIKE HETEROCHROMATIN PROTEIN 1-like isoform X2, with amino-acid sequence MQESLLLLLYLVMKGRAGPQREMAGRGDETQRTAWLRQYYTQRQKRLMTLLIARRRRSSCYFHPRAWPSFRNADWWERVVLKDFQPRDWLEKFRMSKETFFYVCNQLRPKLSHPSTLPLEQRVAVAVWHLATNVEYQIISPLFGVGPSTVQNCVKEVSYAIVLLLKPLYLRLPSEPELENMVRIFSARWGFPHCIGALDSLHVPIHAPMHLGADYCNSQGWHSVLTQVTVDGLGQFWDICAGFPGSMENNTVLENSSLWVLAREGRLFPTPPKHFMGRAQKYVLLGDASYPLRDWILKPYPEDGTLTPQQLQFNYRLKRAHSVIENAFLRLKARWQFLLKCDDCSLDLLPTVILACCTLHNVCEAHDSPFNDEWLEVIEPAEFSKPCQSAPMSMDDSNAEEVRELMCKYFESYGEG